In Paenibacillus sp. JQZ6Y-1, one genomic interval encodes:
- a CDS encoding carbohydrate ABC transporter permease, which translates to MATNKAFNATRGDKIFDVCNTILMSLVLIVTLYPFLNVLAISLNESSDTVRGGIHIIPRAFTFENYSVIFQYQGLLQGAQISILRTIVGTILGLISASMLAFTLSRIDFQARKFISTFLALTMYVTAGLVPTFLLMRDLHLIGTFWVYVLPGVVSAFNVFIIRSFIDGLPYALQESAKLDGANDFTIYLKVILPLCKPVLATIALFLAVGQWNSWFDTYLYNASSPEWTTLQYELMKVLQQSTQQSGAVNANDMAKQMASISPESIRMAITIVVTVPILIVYPFLQKYFVSGMTLGAVKA; encoded by the coding sequence ATGGCGACCAACAAGGCATTTAACGCCACTCGAGGCGACAAAATCTTTGATGTGTGCAATACCATTCTGATGTCGCTTGTACTGATTGTAACGCTGTATCCGTTTCTAAATGTACTGGCGATCTCACTTAACGAATCGTCAGATACGGTAAGGGGCGGTATCCATATTATCCCGCGCGCGTTCACATTTGAAAATTATTCAGTCATCTTCCAGTATCAAGGTCTGCTGCAAGGGGCGCAGATTTCGATTCTTCGGACAATAGTTGGTACGATTCTCGGTCTGATCAGCGCGTCGATGCTGGCATTTACGCTCAGTCGGATTGATTTTCAGGCACGCAAATTCATTTCGACCTTTCTGGCGTTGACGATGTATGTAACCGCAGGTCTGGTGCCTACCTTCCTGCTGATGCGCGATTTGCATCTGATCGGCACATTCTGGGTGTATGTACTGCCCGGCGTGGTTAGCGCATTCAACGTGTTCATTATCCGCTCCTTTATCGATGGATTGCCATATGCGCTGCAAGAATCGGCGAAGCTGGATGGAGCGAATGATTTTACGATCTATTTGAAAGTCATCCTGCCGCTGTGTAAGCCAGTACTGGCAACGATTGCTCTGTTCCTCGCCGTAGGGCAATGGAACTCTTGGTTTGATACGTATCTGTACAATGCCAGTTCGCCAGAATGGACGACGCTACAGTACGAGCTGATGAAAGTATTGCAGCAAAGTACCCAGCAAAGCGGTGCTGTCAATGCGAACGATATGGCGAAGCAGATGGCGAGCATCTCGCCAGAATCGATTCGGATGGCGATTACCATCGTCGTTACGGTGCCGATTCTGATCGTGTATCCGTTCCTGCAAAAGTACTTTGTCAGCGGTATGACATTGGGTGCGGTGAAGGCATAA